Proteins encoded in a region of the Pseudomonas sp. PDNC002 genome:
- the gbcB gene encoding glycine-betaine demethylase subunit GbcB: protein MSTNTFLNPVNTQTWANGRHLVRCVKAIQETWDVRTFCFMADAPIMFFFKPGQFVTLELEIDGQPIMRSYTISSSPSVPYSFSITIKRVPGGKVSNWLHDNLKEGDQVPVHGPVGNFNAIDFPTEKALFLSGGVGITPVMSMSRWFFDTNGNVDMVFVHSARTPKDIIYHRELEHMASRINNFKLHLICEKYEMGESWAGYRGFLNKAMLQLMAPDFLEREVFCCGPTPYMHAVKRLLEAEGYDMSRYHEEAFGPTPPEVRADVKELAAEAAEAPAVPLADQNLVEFCETGKSIRVAPGETVHAAAAQLGLHIPKACGMGICGTCKVMKRSGEVEMEHNGGITDEDVAEGYILSCCSVPKGDVVIEY from the coding sequence ATGTCGACGAACACCTTCCTCAACCCGGTCAACACCCAGACCTGGGCCAACGGGCGCCACCTGGTGCGCTGCGTGAAAGCCATCCAGGAAACCTGGGATGTGCGCACCTTCTGCTTCATGGCCGACGCGCCGATCATGTTCTTCTTCAAGCCCGGCCAGTTCGTCACCCTGGAACTGGAGATCGACGGCCAGCCGATCATGCGCTCCTACACCATCTCCAGCTCGCCCTCGGTGCCGTACAGCTTCTCCATCACCATCAAGCGCGTGCCCGGCGGCAAGGTCTCGAACTGGCTGCACGACAACCTCAAGGAAGGCGACCAGGTCCCGGTGCACGGCCCGGTGGGCAACTTCAACGCCATCGACTTCCCGACCGAGAAGGCGTTGTTCCTTTCCGGCGGTGTCGGCATCACCCCGGTGATGTCCATGTCGCGCTGGTTCTTCGATACCAACGGCAATGTCGACATGGTCTTCGTGCACAGCGCGCGCACGCCCAAGGACATCATCTACCACCGCGAGCTGGAGCACATGGCTTCGCGGATCAACAACTTCAAGCTGCACCTGATCTGCGAGAAATACGAGATGGGCGAGTCCTGGGCCGGCTACCGGGGCTTCCTGAACAAGGCGATGCTGCAGCTGATGGCGCCGGACTTCCTCGAGCGCGAAGTGTTCTGCTGCGGCCCTACACCCTACATGCACGCGGTCAAGCGCCTGCTCGAGGCCGAGGGCTACGACATGTCGCGCTACCACGAGGAAGCCTTCGGCCCGACCCCGCCGGAAGTGCGCGCCGACGTGAAGGAGCTGGCCGCCGAGGCCGCCGAAGCGCCGGCCGTGCCGCTCGCGGACCAGAACCTCGTCGAGTTCTGCGAGACCGGCAAGAGCATCCGCGTGGCGCCGGGCGAGACTGTCCACGCCGCCGCCGCCCAGCTCGGGCTGCACATTCCCAAGGCCTGCGGCATGGGCATCTGCGGCACCTGCAAGGTGATGAAGCGCTCCGGCGAGGTGGAGATGGAGCACAACGGCGGGATCACCGACGAAGACGTCGCCGAAGGCTACATCCTGTCCTGCTGCAGCGTGCCCAAGGGCGATGTGGTGATCGAGTACTGA
- a CDS encoding low specificity L-threonine aldolase translates to MTDNTQQFASDNYSGICPEAWAAMAEANRGHERAYGDDQWTARASDYFRELFETDCEVFFAFNGTAANSLALAALCQSYHSVICAETAHVETDECGAPEFFSNGSKLLLARTDAQGKLTPEAIREIALKRQDIHYPKPRVVTITQATEVGTVYRPDELQALSATCRELGLHLHMDGARFSNACAFLGATPAELTWKAGVEVLCFGGTKNGMAVGEAILFFNRELAEGFDYRCKQAGQLASKMRFLAAPWVGVLQDDAWMHYASHANRCAQLLAERVADVPGVQLMFPVEANGVFLQMSEPALEALRQLGWRFYTFIGAGGARFMCSWDTEIERVEALAADIRKVMSA, encoded by the coding sequence ATGACCGACAACACCCAACAGTTCGCCAGCGACAACTATTCCGGCATCTGCCCCGAAGCCTGGGCGGCCATGGCCGAGGCCAATCGCGGCCACGAGCGCGCCTACGGCGACGACCAGTGGACCGCCCGCGCCTCCGACTACTTCCGCGAGCTGTTCGAGACCGACTGCGAAGTCTTCTTCGCCTTCAACGGCACCGCGGCCAACTCCCTGGCCCTGGCGGCGCTGTGCCAGAGCTACCACAGCGTGATCTGCGCCGAGACCGCCCACGTCGAGACCGACGAGTGCGGCGCGCCGGAGTTCTTCTCCAACGGCTCCAAGCTGCTGCTGGCGCGCACCGACGCCCAGGGCAAGCTGACTCCCGAAGCGATCCGCGAGATCGCCCTCAAGCGCCAGGACATCCACTATCCCAAGCCGCGCGTGGTCACCATCACCCAGGCCACCGAGGTCGGCACCGTCTACCGCCCGGACGAGCTGCAGGCGCTCAGCGCCACCTGCCGCGAACTGGGCCTGCACCTGCACATGGACGGCGCACGCTTCTCCAATGCCTGCGCCTTCCTCGGCGCGACCCCGGCCGAGCTGACCTGGAAGGCCGGCGTCGAAGTGCTGTGCTTCGGCGGTACCAAGAACGGCATGGCGGTGGGCGAGGCCATCCTGTTCTTCAACCGCGAGCTGGCCGAAGGCTTCGACTATCGCTGCAAGCAGGCCGGCCAACTGGCCTCGAAGATGCGCTTCCTCGCCGCACCCTGGGTCGGCGTGCTGCAGGATGACGCCTGGATGCACTACGCCAGCCATGCCAACCGCTGTGCACAACTGCTGGCCGAGCGCGTCGCCGACGTGCCGGGCGTGCAGCTGATGTTCCCGGTGGAGGCCAACGGCGTATTCCTGCAGATGTCCGAGCCCGCGCTGGAAGCCCTGCGTCAGTTGGGCTGGCGCTTCTACACCTTCATCGGCGCCGGCGGCGCGCGCTTCATGTGCTCGTGGGACACCGAGATCGAGCGGGTCGAGGCGCTGGCGGCGGATATTCGCAAGGTGATGAGCGCCTGA
- a CDS encoding heavy metal-binding domain-containing protein, with protein MILTTTPTIEGKTIQEYRGIVVGEAILGANVFRDLFAGLRDIIGGRSGAYEKELGRAREIAFEELQERAEELGANAVVGIDLDYEVVGQNGSMLMVSVSGTAVRI; from the coding sequence ATGATCCTGACCACCACGCCCACCATCGAGGGCAAGACCATCCAGGAATACCGCGGCATCGTGGTCGGCGAGGCGATCCTCGGCGCCAACGTGTTCCGCGACCTGTTCGCCGGCCTGCGCGACATCATCGGCGGCCGTTCCGGTGCGTACGAGAAGGAGCTGGGGCGGGCGCGAGAGATCGCCTTCGAGGAGCTACAGGAGCGCGCCGAGGAGCTGGGCGCCAATGCCGTGGTGGGCATCGACCTGGATTACGAGGTGGTGGGCCAGAACGGCAGCATGCTGATGGTCAGCGTGAGCGGGACGGCGGTGCGTATCTGA
- the fusA gene encoding elongation factor G codes for MSSYSVEQIRTVALVGHGDCGKTLLAEALLQHSGAIASMGSLERGDTLCDSDPMEREYHHSLAAALVHFEHAGAQIRLIDTPGYPDFIGHALPALAAVETALVVVNAQNGIELSTRRMMDWAGERGLCRMLVVNKIDAERVDLPALLAGLRESFGKEVLPINLPAEGGARVVDCFFNPDGEADFSSVAEAHQALVDQVVEVDEALMAHYLEEGEVAPEALHEPFERALRDGHLIPLCFVSARTGAGVPELADILARLAPNPAEGNPPLFLRTDDKGKEHPVPCQPDPKAHVLAHVFKVVIDPFVGRLAVFRVHQGTIRREMQLFAGDGRKSFKVGHLLRLQGKKHEEAPWLIPGDFGALTKVDELDYGVVLHDSHDEDHIHLKPVEFPEPMQGLAIEASRRGDEQRLAEILQRLQAEDPCVRLDYNASTQQTVLRGMGEMHLRYLLERMAGQYKLEVQTRAPAVPYRETATRAAEGHSRHKKQTGGAGQFGEVFLRIEPLPRGEGFAFVDAIKGGVIPGNFIPSVEKGVRSALAAGPLAGFPVEDVKVTVFDGKSHSVDSKDIAFQAAGRKAMLDALRNAGGIVLEPVMQIEVTTPETHLGDITADLTGRRGQVLGTESLSASVALVRGQVPLAELDGYANRLKSITAGQGLYSLSSSHYSAVPQDVQQRLSGSYKATPEED; via the coding sequence ATGTCCAGTTACTCGGTGGAACAGATCCGCACCGTGGCCCTGGTCGGCCACGGTGACTGCGGCAAGACCCTGCTTGCCGAGGCGCTGCTGCAGCACAGCGGGGCGATTGCCAGCATGGGCTCGCTGGAGCGCGGCGACACCCTCTGCGACTCCGACCCCATGGAGCGCGAATACCATCACTCCCTGGCCGCCGCGCTGGTGCACTTCGAGCACGCGGGTGCGCAGATTCGCCTGATCGACACTCCTGGCTATCCCGACTTCATCGGCCACGCGCTGCCGGCGCTGGCGGCGGTGGAAACCGCGCTGGTGGTGGTGAACGCGCAGAACGGCATCGAGCTGTCCACCCGCCGGATGATGGACTGGGCCGGTGAGCGCGGCCTGTGCCGGATGCTGGTGGTGAACAAGATCGATGCCGAACGCGTTGACCTGCCGGCACTGCTGGCGGGTTTGCGCGAGTCGTTCGGCAAGGAGGTATTGCCGATCAATCTGCCCGCCGAGGGTGGCGCACGGGTTGTGGATTGTTTCTTCAATCCCGATGGCGAGGCTGACTTTTCCTCCGTGGCCGAGGCGCACCAGGCGCTGGTCGACCAGGTGGTGGAGGTGGACGAGGCGCTGATGGCGCATTACCTGGAGGAGGGCGAGGTGGCGCCCGAGGCGCTGCACGAACCCTTCGAGCGCGCGCTGCGCGACGGGCACCTGATTCCCCTGTGCTTCGTCTCCGCACGTACCGGCGCCGGCGTGCCGGAGCTGGCCGACATTCTCGCGCGCCTCGCACCCAATCCTGCCGAGGGCAACCCGCCGCTGTTCCTGCGTACCGATGACAAGGGCAAGGAGCATCCGGTGCCCTGCCAGCCGGACCCCAAGGCCCATGTGCTGGCCCATGTGTTCAAGGTGGTGATCGACCCCTTCGTCGGTCGCCTGGCCGTGTTCCGCGTGCACCAGGGCACGATTCGCCGGGAAATGCAGCTGTTCGCCGGCGACGGGCGCAAGTCGTTCAAGGTGGGTCATCTGCTACGCCTGCAGGGAAAGAAGCACGAGGAGGCGCCCTGGTTGATCCCCGGTGACTTTGGCGCACTGACCAAGGTCGACGAACTGGACTACGGCGTGGTGCTGCACGACTCCCATGACGAGGACCATATCCACCTCAAGCCCGTGGAATTCCCCGAGCCGATGCAGGGCCTGGCCATCGAGGCGAGCCGGCGTGGCGACGAGCAGCGCCTGGCGGAAATCCTCCAGCGCCTGCAGGCCGAGGACCCCTGTGTGCGCCTGGACTACAACGCCTCCACCCAGCAGACCGTGCTGCGCGGCATGGGCGAGATGCACCTGCGTTATCTGCTCGAGCGAATGGCCGGGCAGTACAAGCTGGAAGTGCAGACCCGCGCGCCCGCCGTGCCTTACCGCGAGACCGCCACGCGTGCAGCGGAGGGGCATAGCCGGCACAAGAAACAGACCGGGGGAGCAGGGCAGTTCGGCGAGGTGTTCCTGCGCATCGAGCCGCTGCCGCGTGGCGAAGGTTTCGCGTTCGTCGATGCGATCAAGGGCGGGGTGATTCCCGGCAACTTCATTCCATCCGTGGAGAAGGGCGTGCGCTCGGCGCTGGCGGCCGGGCCGCTGGCCGGCTTCCCGGTGGAGGACGTCAAGGTCACGGTCTTCGACGGCAAGAGCCACTCGGTGGATTCCAAGGACATCGCCTTCCAGGCCGCCGGGCGCAAGGCGATGCTCGATGCGCTGCGCAATGCCGGTGGCATCGTGCTGGAGCCGGTGATGCAGATCGAGGTGACCACCCCGGAAACCCATCTGGGCGACATCACCGCCGACCTCACCGGCCGTCGCGGCCAGGTGCTGGGCACCGAGTCGCTATCGGCCAGCGTCGCGCTGGTGCGCGGTCAGGTGCCGCTGGCTGAGTTGGACGGTTACGCCAACCGGCTCAAATCCATTACCGCCGGGCAAGGTCTCTACAGTCTTTCCTCCAGCCACTACAGCGCTGTCCCACAGGACGTGCAGCAACGCCTGTCCGGCAGCTACAAGGCGACCCCGGAAGAAGACTGA
- the gbcA gene encoding glycine-betaine demethylase subunit GbcA — protein sequence MDVTTTLSLGDPLEPARKATAEMLRTRDHSFSLPQPFYNDERLFQLDMQEIFHKEWLIAGMTCEIPTKGNFLTLQIGDNPVIVLRGAEGKIHAFHNVCRHRGSRLCVSDKGKVAKLVCPYHQWTYELDGRLLFAGTEMGADFDMKDYSLKPVNVKTAGGYIFISLSENPPAIDDFLRTLEHYMEPYDMENTKVAVQTTLREKANWKLVLENNRECYHCNGSHPELLNTLLEWDDVTDPRASQAFKDQVAACTTAWDAEKIPYAHASFGLRNRIVRMPLLQGTVSMTMDGKQGSKKLMGRIQNPDLGSMRILHLPHSWNHCMGDHLIVFTVWPISAQETVVTTKWLVHKDAVEGVDYDVARLREVWDATNDQDRRLAEENQRGINSTAYQPGPYSKTYEFGVINFLDWYSERMLNNLGEESAHARLVAEK from the coding sequence ATGGACGTCACTACTACCCTGAGTCTGGGCGATCCGCTGGAACCGGCCCGCAAGGCCACCGCCGAGATGCTGCGCACTCGCGACCACAGCTTCTCGCTGCCGCAACCCTTCTACAACGACGAGCGCCTGTTCCAGCTGGACATGCAGGAGATCTTCCACAAGGAGTGGCTGATCGCCGGGATGACCTGCGAGATCCCGACCAAGGGCAACTTCCTCACCCTGCAGATCGGCGACAACCCGGTGATCGTCCTGCGCGGCGCCGAGGGCAAGATCCACGCCTTCCACAACGTCTGCCGCCACCGTGGCTCGCGCCTGTGCGTCAGCGACAAGGGCAAGGTCGCCAAGCTGGTCTGCCCCTACCACCAGTGGACCTACGAACTGGATGGCCGCCTGCTGTTCGCCGGCACCGAGATGGGCGCGGACTTCGACATGAAGGACTACAGCCTCAAGCCGGTGAACGTGAAGACCGCTGGCGGCTACATCTTCATCTCGCTGTCGGAGAACCCGCCGGCCATCGATGACTTCCTGCGTACGCTCGAGCACTACATGGAGCCGTACGACATGGAGAACACCAAGGTGGCGGTGCAGACCACGCTGCGGGAAAAGGCCAACTGGAAGCTGGTGCTGGAAAACAACCGCGAGTGCTACCACTGCAACGGCTCGCACCCGGAGCTGCTGAACACCCTGCTGGAGTGGGACGACGTTACCGACCCGCGTGCCAGCCAGGCGTTCAAGGACCAGGTCGCCGCCTGCACCACCGCCTGGGATGCCGAGAAGATTCCTTACGCCCATGCCAGCTTCGGCCTGCGCAACCGCATCGTGCGCATGCCGCTGCTGCAGGGCACCGTGTCCATGACCATGGACGGCAAGCAGGGCAGCAAGAAGCTCATGGGCCGCATCCAGAACCCGGACCTGGGTTCGATGCGCATCCTGCACCTGCCGCATTCGTGGAACCACTGCATGGGCGATCACCTGATCGTCTTCACCGTTTGGCCGATCAGCGCGCAGGAAACCGTGGTCACCACCAAGTGGCTGGTGCACAAGGATGCGGTGGAAGGCGTCGACTACGACGTGGCACGCCTGCGCGAAGTCTGGGACGCGACCAACGACCAGGACCGTCGCCTGGCCGAAGAGAACCAGCGTGGCATCAACTCCACCGCCTACCAGCCGGGGCCGTACTCGAAGACCTACGAATTCGGTGTGATCAACTTCCTCGACTGGTACAGCGAGCGGATGCTGAACAACCTGGGCGAGGAATCCGCCCACGCGCGTCTGGTCGCCGAGAAGTAA
- a CDS encoding PAAR domain-containing protein produces MSKPAARLSDQDACPLIGHGVNATVTGSPNVIINGLPALRIGDSTACGDVVTEGIPTILVNGQPIAFLGSATAHGGVIINGSGDVLVGTQHTPAPFIPPAPLPNTFEDRFQLVCSRTGEPIPRYPYAIRRANGVIEKGVSDDQGFTHLVSRLGEAEKVQILAGGCGMSAGSNAVLDAPRVAATRTLTPVDDQTIKQVPVEVKKAVVFFIGGAADKESYYFQGPNNNIAAPKSTLDTDFENQRHAGIYASHYLDYSEARGWWDIDKYVLKEIPTRSVPVYIVGHSLGAWNGAHLSKILTDKGYRVEMLITLDPVGNGFWVWLGSDIYLSKPTPVASFWINVRAAAVHPNMSDSVAEFGERWIPEGTDIDIAADINHADADRMFTVTMLPNYSPHYYIKRSIEEYLGK; encoded by the coding sequence ATGTCCAAACCCGCCGCTCGCCTGAGCGATCAGGACGCCTGCCCATTAATCGGCCATGGCGTGAATGCGACCGTCACTGGCTCTCCCAACGTCATCATCAATGGATTACCGGCCCTGCGCATAGGCGACAGCACCGCCTGCGGGGATGTCGTGACCGAGGGCATTCCCACCATCCTCGTCAACGGCCAGCCCATTGCTTTCCTGGGAAGTGCCACCGCCCACGGTGGCGTGATCATCAACGGTTCTGGAGATGTTCTGGTGGGCACGCAGCACACGCCTGCGCCGTTCATCCCGCCTGCGCCTTTGCCCAATACGTTTGAGGATAGGTTCCAATTGGTCTGTTCACGGACTGGCGAACCCATTCCCCGCTACCCTTACGCCATCCGCCGAGCCAACGGGGTGATCGAGAAGGGCGTATCCGATGACCAGGGGTTCACTCATCTGGTGAGTCGCCTGGGCGAGGCAGAGAAGGTCCAGATTCTTGCGGGGGGGTGTGGCATGAGCGCCGGGTCGAACGCCGTTCTCGATGCACCCAGGGTAGCGGCCACCCGTACGCTGACTCCTGTGGACGATCAGACGATCAAGCAGGTGCCGGTCGAGGTGAAGAAAGCAGTGGTGTTCTTCATCGGCGGGGCTGCGGACAAGGAATCGTATTACTTCCAGGGGCCGAACAATAATATCGCGGCTCCCAAGAGCACCCTCGATACCGATTTCGAAAATCAGCGGCATGCTGGAATCTATGCATCCCATTACCTGGATTACAGCGAAGCGCGGGGCTGGTGGGATATCGATAAATATGTATTGAAGGAAATTCCCACCCGGTCGGTTCCCGTTTACATCGTTGGGCACAGCCTTGGTGCCTGGAATGGTGCGCACCTCTCGAAGATTCTGACCGACAAGGGTTACCGCGTAGAAATGCTGATAACTCTGGACCCCGTGGGTAATGGCTTCTGGGTTTGGCTGGGTTCGGATATTTACTTGAGCAAACCAACGCCCGTGGCCTCGTTCTGGATCAATGTTCGCGCGGCCGCAGTGCATCCAAACATGTCGGACAGTGTTGCCGAGTTCGGTGAGCGCTGGATACCCGAAGGGACCGACATAGACATCGCTGCGGATATCAATCACGCGGATGCGGATCGCATGTTCACGGTCACGATGTTGCCGAACTACTCGCCCCACTATTACATCAAGCGATCGATCGAGGAGTATTTGGGAAAATGA